ATTCTTGGGTTGCTAACCTTCCAATCTTCAACAACTTCCTCAGTTCTTGCAGCTCTTTCTTTGATCCACTCATCAGAGAAAATGGAATTAGAACTTGATTTCACCAGAATACAAATTAGAAATAAACAAGGAGTTAAATGAACTATCTGTTTCTCTGGATATTGAATTTGGGTCATAATAACCTCTCTGGTCAAATTTCAGAAAATCTTGCAGAGATGAAAAACATTGGTGTTATGGATCTTCTCTCACAACCATCTTTCGGCAGTCTTTCTTCCTTGACGGATATGGATTTTTCATACAATGATCTATCTGAATCTCTGGTATGATTCCTGATACAACGCGGTTTGAAACTTTCCCGCCTTCTAGATTCTCCAATAACACGGGCCTCTGTGGGTATCCCTTGCCAACTTGTAATAAAAGCTCGGGTGGAACCTCATCTCCCCATCGAAAACATGGAAGGAAGACTACCATTGCATGGAATGTGGCAATGGGACTGTTTTCCTCTCTATTCTGCATATTTTGGTTGATCATAGTGGGGATTCGGCTGAAGATGAGGAGAAGAAAAAAGGAAACTGTGCAAGATATATACATGGAGAATAACACAACTTCTGCCTGGAAATTTACCAGTAATCGTGAGGCATTGAGCATCAACCTTGCAACATTTGAGAAGCCCCTTCAGAAGATTAACAATTACCAAGAACACATGTTTACACTGGTTTCAGAAACTCCTCTTAAGTCTTAACATTTTATCCCCCAACAATCCTTTTAACAATAATCAAGTAGTAAAAGCATTCAGTTTTTCACAAGGCTCTAAATTCTTCCCTAAACCCTCTCAGACCTATGTATAATTCAAAAAACATATGCTAACACAAAGGTTCTGTAACAGCTAGCAACTTGATAACAAATGTCCAATTCCCAAAAGCCAAAGAGCAAGCACCATAATGTTAACTTATCAAAGGTAAACTTACCCAGGAGCAATAAGAATTCAAGAGGAAAAAATATAAATGTTGAACAAACTATGCCAGGAAATCAGCAGAATCTCATAACACACAGAAAGCAACGAGGCAAGAAAACAGGTTTACCGAAGGGATTGTAACCCTAATACAAGAAACATGTAATACATGTCATAGCATgatcagcaacaacaacaactttACATCTGGAGGCAACAAAACATGTATTGTCCAAATTCACGAGCAACTCTAAATGATTGAGCATAAGGGTGTGCGTAGGTAATAGGTAATTAAAGCAAACGGTATATGGAAATATTCAGGAATAAGGAGGTATATTcatacaacatgtatgcattaTGAACTTCTACTCACAAATTAAACAAACGTATATTCCCTGCTGCAAACCCAGGGCAAAAGCCAAATGACCAGATTATAGTAAGCAAAAACCCAGGGGaaaacccacaaaacccaccttTATATTTCTTGCTGAGCAAAgaagggaacaggaagagtagAAATGCTAAGAACCAAAGGCAAAAACCACCTCTATATATATAAAAAGAATTCAACAAATGAAATCCACCTCACTAAGGGTAAACTCTGAAAAGtacagaaaaaaaaagaaaaacacccACATTGCAATTGAGTACTTAAGATAAGAGAAATGTCAAATTACATTCTGAAAAGTACAAAGAAATCTAAGATAACAGAAATGTCACATAATAACAACTCAATCAATGAAAAGCATGATaacagggaaaaaaaaaaaccatactTGTAAGCATGATGTAAGCATCCTTCTGAACTATAGGTCCTTCCATAGACCTCACACTCCCATCTTCTCTCCAATTCCTGGCTCACAATACAAGGCAAGCAAAAATACAAAAGATTAAGAGTTTTAGTACCCatatatgaatgaattaaaaaggAGTGTCACATATACAAGTAAACAACTAAATATTTTAGGACAACGGAGCAATTCCGTAGCTTTTAATTTGTACTATTATTATTCAAGACATATTAAGAACGATTTAGGCAAACTAAGAGTGTAATACATAATCTCAAGTGAATAATAAGTCATGACCTTTAATCACACGTGGATAACAATTCTTGACCCAAAAGTGCTGGAGGCTGCAAGCCTGATCCCGACTacaattttcactcacccttttttcctttgtgtttcccaatgagaatttccaacaatcccccacaggttcgaatatgcggaaaagaaagaaaagaaaggagaaggatattggttttgggcaaacaaaacaattgaataggtgtcaatgtctttcgacttgaattaacacttagtgacatttaagctatgatctctttcctaccaagtgactttcgtattgaacttgatagggagatagaaacccgtcacttaaagcacgcaactgaatatgtatgacattctgactccgcgaataaagtgacgccttatactggccatacgtccgacctggatatgctcataggtgctctagagaatagcccacatcgcaattctcataggaagcggccacacttccacacctacgtaggtgaatcccatcaagtgtgagctacattcacaccaccaaacatatggtatgggttcattaagagccgtatgctcaacctctttcctattgtagcaagcacattatagcatctaggggatggacaaaaaataaaattttgtgcttccgaattataacaataatgtcgtcctttgaactctgtgagtaggagttcattattttacaattcattcaacgggcttcaggcccatcccttccgatgtttccaaaaatagttttctacataggcctttcgttaacggatccgcaatgttcatttcagactttacatagtctagtgatatcaccccacttgacaacaattctttgatggccttgtgcctcaaacgaatgtgccttttcttcccattgtaggcatggttgtttgccacagcaatagccgcttgcgaatcacaatgaagtgcaactgaaggagctggcttcccccacagcggaatatctgcaagcacatttctcaaccattctgcctcatgacctgccaattcaagagcaataaactcagattccatagtagacatagcagtacaagattgtttacaagatttccaagacacagctccaccccctagggtgaaaacataaccactggtagagttaatttcatcattgccagaaacccagttagcatcacaatagccttccaaaactcctggaaacttggagtagtgcaaactccaatccatggtacccttaaggtacctgagcaatctcttcaaagcatcccaatgttcatgacttgggttatgagtatacctgcttaatctactcacagaataagcaatgtcaggtctagtgtagttcatcagaaacataacactaccaataatcttagcatattcagattggctaacaggatcaccattatttttccttaagtggatgcttggatcatagggagtcctaactggatcgacgtcaaaagagttaaattttttaagtaacttttcaacatagtgagcttggctaagacaaatgccatttggagttctcttgattttcactcctaaaatcacatctgcctcacccatatctttcatttcaaacttagaacttagaaaactttttgtctcatttactcgatccaaattagtcccaaaaattaacatatcatccacataaagacaaataatcacacaaccatcagaatcat
This sequence is a window from Spinacia oleracea cultivar Varoflay chromosome 1, BTI_SOV_V1, whole genome shotgun sequence. Protein-coding genes within it:
- the LOC130465826 gene encoding uncharacterized protein, encoding MGTKTLNLLYFCLPCIVSQELERRWECEVYGRTYSSEGCLHHAYKLMLNASRLLVNFQAEVVLFSMYISCTVSFFLLLIFSRIPTMINQNMQNREENSPIATFHAMVVFLPCFRWGDEVPPELLLQVGKGYPQRPVLLENLEGGKVSNRVVSGIIPEIQIDHCMKNPYPSRKKDCRKMVVREDP